The proteins below are encoded in one region of Chloroflexota bacterium:
- the sodN gene encoding superoxide dismutase, Ni — MFHKIFQTLDTKLGFEEAKAHCDVPCGIYDPIVAQISALTVVRMMDLMAGLESEGVARDNSMSRYIAVKEEHAENAKHEVRIIWGDYIKDHHVEAHPELTGVVHKVMQLGSKVRQTADREAGVAFVEAVNQFAEIFWATKNVKTKKAKAPYAPALEMVYPEL; from the coding sequence ATGTTCCACAAAATTTTTCAAACCCTGGATACGAAACTCGGCTTTGAAGAAGCCAAAGCGCACTGCGACGTTCCCTGTGGCATCTACGACCCGATTGTTGCCCAAATCAGCGCCCTGACTGTTGTGCGTATGATGGATTTGATGGCCGGTCTGGAAAGCGAAGGCGTTGCCCGCGACAACAGCATGTCTCGCTATATTGCCGTGAAAGAAGAGCACGCCGAGAATGCCAAGCACGAAGTTCGCATTATCTGGGGTGATTATATTAAAGATCACCACGTTGAAGCACACCCCGAACTGACCGGCGTGGTTCACAAAGTTATGCAGCTTGGTTCCAAGGTGCGCCAGACTGCCGACCGCGAGGCGGGCGTGGCCTTTGTTGAGGCTGTCAATCAGTTTGCCGAGATTTTCTGGGCGACCAAGAACGTAAAGACCAAGAAAGCCAAAGCTCCCTACGCTCCGGCGTTGGAGATGGTTTATCCCGAACTCTAG
- a CDS encoding PIG-L family deacetylase, which translates to MTWIYLSPHLDDIALSLGGLLWRQSLAGERISVWTICAGDAPSGPLSPFARALHRRWGVGREATAVRRAEDIESCRVLEVAYRHFSLPDCIYRRSLRTGEPLYATEEAIFGEVHPDEAVLVDQLAQTMKATLPVDAKIIIPWGLGGHVDHRLTRAAAERLGCPLGYYADYPYVLDVPAWDVGDLTPRQYPISKAALAKWQSAVAAHQSQISTFWASRDEMYAAIQFYVERQAGVTLWC; encoded by the coding sequence ATGACTTGGATTTACCTCTCCCCGCATCTCGATGATATTGCCCTCTCGCTCGGTGGGCTGCTGTGGCGGCAAAGTCTGGCTGGTGAACGCATCAGTGTGTGGACGATCTGCGCGGGTGATGCGCCCTCAGGCCCACTCTCGCCCTTTGCCCGCGCTCTGCATCGGCGTTGGGGTGTGGGGCGCGAGGCCACAGCTGTGCGTCGGGCCGAAGATATTGAATCATGTCGTGTGCTGGAAGTAGCATACCGTCATTTTTCGCTGCCCGATTGCATTTATCGCCGCTCGCTGCGCACCGGTGAACCGCTTTATGCTACCGAAGAAGCCATTTTTGGCGAAGTTCACCCAGATGAAGCCGTGCTGGTGGATCAGTTGGCTCAAACCATGAAGGCTACCCTGCCCGTCGATGCCAAAATCATCATTCCCTGGGGGTTGGGTGGGCATGTGGATCATCGCCTGACGCGGGCCGCGGCTGAGCGATTGGGCTGCCCCCTGGGGTATTACGCCGACTACCCCTACGTGCTGGATGTCCCTGCCTGGGATGTAGGTGATCTGACTCCCCGGCAATATCCTATCTCGAAGGCTGCACTGGCAAAATGGCAATCTGCAGTGGCGGCACATCAATCTCAAATTAGCACCTTTTGGGCCAGTCGTGATGAAATGTACGCCGCGATCCAATTTTACGTTGAAAGGCAAGCAGGCGTGACCCTTTGGTGCTAG
- the greA gene encoding transcription elongation factor GreA has protein sequence MPPTYLTQEGYEKLQEELEYLRTTRRKEVAERLREALEDGDAGVDADAECDAARNEQSFVEGRIRELELILANAKLISDEDKNGFVQIGTKVTIKEDGMEPEAYTIVGAVEADPRNGLISNESPLGKALLTHKKGDLVTVNAPNGSFTVSVLKVE, from the coding sequence ATGCCACCAACCTATTTGACCCAAGAAGGTTATGAAAAACTGCAAGAAGAGCTTGAATACTTGCGCACAACTCGGCGAAAAGAAGTTGCCGAGCGTTTGCGCGAGGCACTTGAAGATGGCGATGCAGGCGTCGATGCGGATGCCGAATGCGATGCCGCACGCAATGAGCAATCTTTTGTTGAAGGGCGCATTCGCGAACTTGAGTTGATTCTTGCAAACGCCAAGTTAATCTCAGACGAAGACAAAAACGGGTTTGTGCAAATTGGCACCAAAGTGACAATTAAGGAAGACGGTATGGAGCCTGAAGCCTATACTATCGTTGGGGCTGTTGAAGCCGACCCGCGCAACGGATTGATTTCGAATGAATCTCCCTTGGGGAAAGCATTGCTAACACATAAAAAAGGCGATCTGGTGACTGTAAACGCACCCAATGGTTCATTTACGGTATCGGTATTGAAGGTCGAATAA
- the lysS gene encoding lysine--tRNA ligase, whose protein sequence is MAAELSNLEQIRIEKIHALRAEGVEPFPSRAERTHTAQAAIEAFETVEGDENADSVIVTLTGRLRSMRPMGKITFAHIEDGTGRVQLFLRLNDVGEEALQFFSRNFDLGDFVQATGLMFRTRTGEATVRVEAFRMLAKAVTPLPAAKDEVVDGEVVQHATLNDPETRFRQRYADLAINAEVRAVFRKRSAILRALRDFMDNEGFLEVETPILQPIYGGAAAQPFVTHHNQLKQDLYLRISFELYLKRLLVGGFEKVYEIGRDFRNEGVSFKHNPEFTQLEFYWAYADYEQVMALTEQMLAFVANRVFGKGTFVFKGQAINLDPPWQRVELRQGLLDKIGIDIQNHLTSESLAAAMKAQGIDSPPGATRGKLIDLLGSTYLEPTFIQPTFLYNYPRDISPLAKSIPGDPLTVERFEGFIGGMELCNAFTELNDPLDQEARFVEMGRDYDADDEEHHPIDEDYLRAMRYGMPPNGGFGLGVDRLVMLLTDQHSIREVLLFPHLRSKE, encoded by the coding sequence ATGGCGGCTGAGTTATCCAATTTAGAGCAAATTCGTATTGAAAAAATTCATGCGCTGCGTGCCGAAGGTGTAGAGCCTTTCCCTTCACGGGCAGAGCGCACGCATACTGCGCAGGCTGCCATCGAGGCTTTCGAGACGGTTGAAGGGGATGAGAACGCAGACTCGGTGATCGTCACATTAACCGGACGATTGCGTTCAATGCGCCCGATGGGTAAGATTACTTTTGCACATATCGAAGACGGTACAGGACGCGTGCAACTTTTCTTGCGCCTGAATGATGTTGGCGAAGAAGCGCTGCAATTTTTCAGCCGCAACTTTGATCTGGGCGATTTTGTACAGGCCACTGGATTAATGTTTCGTACGCGCACCGGCGAAGCCACAGTACGGGTTGAGGCTTTCCGCATGTTGGCAAAGGCAGTCACGCCGCTGCCAGCCGCAAAAGATGAAGTTGTGGATGGCGAAGTTGTGCAACATGCCACGCTCAACGATCCCGAAACGCGTTTTCGCCAACGTTATGCCGATTTAGCCATCAACGCTGAGGTGCGCGCCGTTTTCCGTAAACGTTCAGCGATTCTGCGTGCCTTGCGCGATTTTATGGATAACGAGGGTTTTCTCGAAGTGGAAACGCCCATCTTGCAGCCCATCTATGGCGGGGCGGCGGCGCAGCCTTTTGTGACTCATCATAACCAACTCAAGCAAGATTTATATTTGCGAATTTCATTCGAGTTATATCTGAAACGTTTGTTGGTTGGCGGCTTCGAAAAGGTCTATGAAATTGGGCGCGATTTTCGTAATGAGGGCGTGTCTTTCAAACACAATCCAGAATTTACCCAACTAGAATTTTATTGGGCCTATGCCGATTACGAACAGGTAATGGCGCTCACCGAGCAAATGCTGGCATTTGTGGCCAATCGAGTCTTTGGTAAGGGTACATTTGTATTCAAGGGGCAAGCGATCAATCTTGATCCGCCCTGGCAGCGCGTGGAATTGCGCCAGGGCCTTCTCGACAAAATCGGCATTGATATTCAGAATCACCTCACGAGCGAGAGTCTCGCCGCAGCGATGAAAGCCCAGGGCATCGATTCCCCACCCGGAGCCACGCGCGGCAAACTCATCGATCTACTGGGCAGCACCTATCTGGAGCCAACCTTTATCCAGCCGACGTTCCTCTATAATTATCCGCGCGACATTTCTCCGCTGGCAAAATCCATCCCCGGCGATCCGCTGACGGTGGAGCGGTTTGAGGGTTTTATCGGCGGTATGGAGTTGTGCAACGCTTTCACCGAATTGAATGATCCGCTCGATCAAGAGGCGCGTTTTGTTGAAATGGGGCGGGATTATGATGCCGATGACGAAGAACACCATCCCATTGATGAGGATTATCTGCGTGCCATGCGCTACGGGATGCCCCCGAACGGCGGTTTTGGTTTAGGTGTGGATCGCCTGGTGATGCTTCTGACGGATCAGCATAGCATACGCGAGGTGCTGCTATTCCCCCATTTGCGCAGCAAAGAATAG
- a CDS encoding deoxynucleoside kinase, producing MKKFIAVAGNIGVGKSTLVNMLAKHLNWQPFYEPEAENPYLPDFYRDMKTWAFHSQLFFLTHRLRIHRRLIDQPHSVIQDRSVYEDAEVFARNLHLQGQMGERDYTTYWELYQVLSEFLPPPDLVVYLRASETTLLRRIHRRGRDYEREISQDYLHQLNQLYESWVNNFSLCPVLTVPADDMDFVEHPGHLALIVQKVQQKLTGKDVVVFDPEEVANGRNYIVKKR from the coding sequence ATGAAAAAATTTATTGCTGTTGCTGGAAATATTGGCGTTGGAAAATCAACTCTAGTAAATATGCTCGCCAAACACCTGAATTGGCAGCCGTTCTACGAACCGGAAGCTGAAAATCCCTACCTGCCAGATTTTTACCGGGATATGAAAACCTGGGCCTTCCATTCACAACTTTTCTTTCTCACCCACCGGCTGCGCATTCATCGTCGCCTGATCGATCAACCCCATTCGGTGATTCAGGATCGCAGCGTGTATGAAGATGCCGAGGTCTTCGCCCGCAACCTCCACCTGCAAGGCCAGATGGGCGAGCGCGATTACACAACCTATTGGGAGTTGTATCAGGTTTTGAGTGAATTCTTACCCCCGCCCGACCTGGTGGTCTACCTGCGCGCCTCCGAAACTACGCTGCTGCGCCGCATCCATCGCCGCGGCCGCGACTACGAGCGAGAAATCAGCCAGGATTATTTGCACCAACTCAACCAGTTATACGAATCCTGGGTCAACAACTTCAGTTTATGCCCGGTACTCACCGTCCCCGCCGATGACATGGATTTTGTCGAACACCCCGGCCATTTGGCGCTAATCGTCCAAAAGGTGCAACAAAAACTCACCGGAAAAGATGTGGTCGTTTTTGACCCTGAAGAAGTCGCCAACGGGCGCAATTATATTGTCAAAAAAAGATAA